From Miscanthus floridulus cultivar M001 unplaced genomic scaffold, ASM1932011v1 fs_914_1, whole genome shotgun sequence, a single genomic window includes:
- the LOC136533549 gene encoding cyclic pyranopterin monophosphate synthase, mitochondrial-like, which produces MSILRSFLPVVARSNGWRCFSTGVPSDMIAELNKEMESVFGESPSSSPLGSSPSQQPARHSNGAEDSPLVLTHTDSSGQAKMVDVSPKEDSKRVAIASCRVLLGQKVFNLVASNEIAKGDVLTVAKIAGITGAKQTSNLIPLCHNINLSHVHVDLTLNEEDSSVVIEGEATTSGKTGVEMEALTAVAIAGLTVYDMCKAASKDICITDVCLQHKSGGKSGSWSRN; this is translated from the exons ATGTCCATCCTCCGATCCTTTCTCCCAGTAGTAGCAAGATCTAATGGTTGGAGATGCTTTTCTACTGGGGTTCCTTCTGATATGATAGCAGAGCTTAATAAG GAAATGGAGTCAGTATTTGGTGAATCTCCATCATCCAGTCCTTTGGGCTCAAGTCCGTCCCAGCAACCAGCCCGACATAGTAATGGAGCAGAGGATTCACCACTAGTGCTTACCCATACTGATAGCAGCGGACAGGCGAAGATGGTTGATGTCTCTCCCAAAGAAGACAGTAAGAGAGTCGCTATAGCTAGCTGCAGGGTTTTGCTAGGCCAGAAGGTGTTCAATTTGGTGGCATCTAACGAGATTGCGAAAGGAGATGTTCTTACTGTTGCAAAGATTGCTGGAATAACTGGTGCAAAGCAAACCAGCAATCTTATACCCTTGTGCCACAACATTAATCTTTCACATGTTCATGTTGATCTCACTCTAAATGAAGAGGATTCTAGTGTCGTGATAGAAGGGGAAGCCACAACCAGCGGAAAGACTGGGGTTGAGATGGAAGCATTGACTGCTGTAGCCATTGCTGGCCTCACAGTTTATGACATGTGCAAAGCTGCTTCAAAGGATATTTGTATAACAGATGTCTGTCTCCAACACAAGTCTGGGGGGAAGAGCGGAAGCTGGTCCAGGAATTAA